A stretch of Neisseria subflava DNA encodes these proteins:
- the nuoD gene encoding NADH dehydrogenase (quinone) subunit D produces the protein MANKLRNYTINFGPQHPAAHGVLRMILELEGETIVRADPHIGLLHRGTEKLAETKTYLQALPYMDRLDYVSMMVNEQAYCLAVEKLAGIDVPIRAQYIRVMFAEVTRILNHLMGIGSHAFDIGAMTAILYAFRDREELMDLYEAVSGARMHAAYFRPGGVYRDLPDFMPKYESSKFRNAKVLKQLNESREGTMLDFIDAFCERFPKNIDTLETLLTDNRIWKQRTVGIGVVTPERAMQKGFTGVMLRGSGVEWDVRKTQPYEVYDKVDFDIPVGVNGDCYDRYLCRMEEMRQSVRIIKQCSEWLRVNPGPVITTNHKFAPPKRTEMKTGMEDLIHHFKLFTEGMHVPEGETYTAVEHPKGEFGVYIISDGANKPYRLKIRAPGFAHLQGMDEMAKGHMLADVVAIIGTQDIVFGEVDR, from the coding sequence GTGGCCAATAAATTAAGAAACTACACCATCAACTTCGGCCCGCAACACCCTGCGGCGCACGGCGTATTGCGTATGATTTTGGAGTTGGAGGGCGAAACCATCGTCCGTGCCGACCCGCATATCGGCCTCCTGCACCGAGGCACCGAAAAACTGGCGGAAACCAAAACCTATCTGCAAGCCCTGCCTTATATGGACCGCTTGGACTACGTTTCCATGATGGTCAACGAGCAGGCGTATTGTTTGGCAGTAGAAAAACTTGCCGGTATTGATGTACCTATCCGCGCCCAATACATCCGCGTGATGTTCGCCGAAGTAACGCGCATCCTCAACCACTTGATGGGCATCGGTTCGCACGCCTTCGACATCGGTGCGATGACCGCCATCCTTTACGCCTTCCGCGACCGCGAAGAGCTGATGGACTTGTACGAAGCCGTATCCGGCGCGCGTATGCACGCAGCCTATTTCCGTCCCGGCGGCGTTTACCGCGACCTGCCCGACTTCATGCCTAAATACGAGAGCAGCAAATTCCGCAACGCCAAAGTATTGAAGCAGCTCAACGAATCCCGCGAAGGCACCATGCTCGACTTTATCGACGCCTTCTGCGAACGTTTCCCGAAAAACATCGATACACTCGAAACCCTCCTGACCGACAATCGTATTTGGAAACAGCGTACCGTCGGTATCGGCGTTGTCACTCCTGAGCGCGCCATGCAAAAAGGCTTTACCGGCGTAATGTTGCGCGGTTCCGGCGTGGAATGGGACGTGCGTAAGACACAGCCTTACGAAGTGTACGACAAAGTGGATTTTGACATCCCCGTCGGCGTCAACGGCGACTGCTACGACCGTTACCTCTGCCGTATGGAAGAAATGCGTCAATCCGTACGCATTATCAAACAATGCTCCGAGTGGTTGCGTGTCAATCCGGGTCCGGTCATTACCACCAACCACAAATTCGCTCCGCCCAAACGTACCGAAATGAAAACAGGTATGGAAGACCTGATTCACCATTTCAAACTCTTTACCGAGGGTATGCACGTTCCCGAGGGCGAGACCTACACCGCTGTCGAACATCCGAAAGGCGAGTTCGGCGTTTACATCATTTCAGACGGCGCAAACAAACCCTACCGCCTGAAAATCCGCGCACCCGGCTTCGCCCACTTGCAAGGCATGGACGAAATGGCAAAAGGCCACATGCTGGCCGACGTCGTTGCCATCATCGGTACGCAGGACATCGTATTCGGGGAGGTTGACCGATAA
- the nuoE gene encoding NADH-quinone oxidoreductase subunit NuoE — MLSAESLKQIDIELAKYPTDQRRSAIMGALRIAQTEKGWLAPETIAFVADYIGISPAQAYEVATFYNMYDLEPVGKYKLTVCTNLPCALRGGMATGEYLKQKLGIGYGETTPDGKFTLVEGECMGACGDAPVMLVNNHSMCSFMTEEAIDKKLAELK; from the coding sequence ATGTTATCCGCAGAATCTTTAAAACAAATCGACATCGAGTTGGCAAAATATCCTACCGACCAACGCCGCTCCGCCATTATGGGCGCATTGCGTATTGCCCAGACCGAAAAAGGCTGGCTTGCTCCTGAGACCATCGCCTTTGTCGCAGACTATATCGGCATCTCGCCTGCACAAGCCTACGAAGTCGCTACCTTCTACAATATGTACGACCTTGAGCCTGTCGGCAAATACAAACTGACCGTTTGTACCAACCTACCCTGCGCCCTGCGCGGCGGTATGGCTACCGGCGAATACCTCAAGCAAAAACTCGGTATCGGCTACGGCGAAACCACGCCCGACGGCAAATTTACCCTTGTCGAAGGCGAATGCATGGGTGCATGCGGCGACGCCCCGGTTATGCTGGTCAACAACCACAGCATGTGCAGCTTTATGACCGAAGAAGCGATTGACAAGAAACTTGCCGAACTGAAATAA
- the nuoF gene encoding NADH-quinone oxidoreductase subunit NuoF codes for MAIYQSGVIFDQVDTANPDCWTLDEYVKRGGYTALRKILSENISQTDVIDEVKTSGLRGRGGAGFPTGLKWSFMPRSFPGEKYVVCNTDEGEPGTFKDRDIIMFNPHALIEGMIIAGYAMGAKAGYNYIHGEIFEGYQRFEAALEQARAAGFLGKNILGSDFEFELFAHHGYGAYICGEETALLESLEGKKGQPRFKPPFPASFGLYGKPTTINNTETFSSVPFIIRDGGQAFADKGIPNAGGTKLFCISGHIERPGNYEVPLGTPFAEVLKMAGGMRGGKKLKAVIPGGSSAPVLPADIMMQTNMDYDSISKAGSMLGSGAIIVMDEDVCMVKALERLSYFYYDESCGQCTPCREGTGWLYRIVHRIVEGKGRMEDLDLLDSIGNQMAGRTICALADAAVFPVRSFTKHFRDEFVHYIEHGGPMKPNKWC; via the coding sequence ATGGCTATTTACCAATCAGGCGTGATTTTTGACCAAGTGGATACCGCCAATCCCGATTGCTGGACATTGGACGAATACGTCAAACGTGGCGGTTATACCGCCCTGCGTAAAATCCTGTCCGAAAACATCTCGCAAACCGATGTGATTGACGAAGTCAAAACCTCCGGCTTGCGCGGTCGTGGCGGTGCGGGCTTTCCGACCGGTTTGAAATGGAGCTTTATGCCCCGTTCTTTCCCGGGCGAAAAATATGTAGTTTGCAACACCGACGAAGGCGAGCCCGGTACATTTAAAGACCGCGACATCATCATGTTCAATCCTCATGCCCTGATTGAAGGCATGATTATTGCCGGTTACGCGATGGGTGCGAAAGCCGGCTACAACTACATCCACGGCGAAATTTTCGAAGGCTACCAACGTTTTGAAGCCGCTTTGGAGCAGGCGCGTGCCGCAGGCTTTTTGGGTAAAAATATTTTGGGTTCGGATTTTGAATTTGAACTCTTCGCCCACCACGGTTACGGCGCATATATTTGCGGCGAAGAAACCGCATTGCTCGAATCGCTGGAAGGCAAAAAAGGCCAGCCGCGCTTTAAGCCACCATTCCCTGCTTCGTTCGGCCTGTACGGCAAACCGACCACCATCAACAATACCGAAACGTTCTCCTCCGTCCCCTTCATTATCCGTGACGGCGGACAGGCATTTGCCGATAAAGGTATTCCGAATGCAGGCGGTACCAAATTGTTCTGTATTTCAGGCCACATTGAGCGTCCGGGCAACTATGAAGTGCCATTGGGTACGCCGTTTGCCGAAGTCTTGAAAATGGCGGGCGGTATGCGCGGCGGTAAAAAACTTAAAGCCGTCATTCCCGGCGGTTCGTCCGCGCCAGTTTTGCCTGCCGATATTATGATGCAGACCAATATGGACTATGACTCGATTTCCAAAGCGGGCTCGATGCTGGGTTCCGGCGCGATTATCGTCATGGACGAAGACGTGTGCATGGTGAAAGCTCTTGAGCGCCTGAGCTACTTCTACTACGACGAGTCTTGCGGCCAATGTACGCCTTGCCGAGAAGGTACGGGCTGGCTCTACCGCATCGTCCACCGCATCGTAGAAGGCAAAGGCCGCATGGAAGACTTGGATTTGCTGGATTCTATCGGTAACCAAATGGCAGGCCGCACCATCTGCGCCCTTGCCGATGCCGCCGTCTTCCCTGTCCGCAGCTTTACCAAGCATTTCCGTGATGAGTTTGTACATTACATCGAACACGGCGGACCGATGAAACCGAATAAGTGGTGCTAA